In Lactococcus paracarnosus, a genomic segment contains:
- a CDS encoding ribonuclease J, with product MSNVKIVALGGVREFGKNMYVVEVDDVIFILDAGLKYPETEMLGVDFVIPDMSYLVENADRVAGVFLTHGHPDAIGALPYLLSEMAVPVFGSQLTVELAKIRIKEVDGSKKFDDFHIVDESTEIDFGAAVISFFSTTHTIPESLGIVVGTENGNVVYTGDFKFDPAVGEGYKTNISRLAEIGTQGVLALLSDSANGLTNLQSASESEISDKIFDTISDWDGRVIIASVAGNLARIQQVIDSAIKLGRYVAFTGQDLDLIVKTASDLGKLRIDDDKMIIDPKDINKYEDKELLILETGRMGEPLKTLTDMATGRHRFVKIKEGDLVYTVTSPTISYETKVAKTENIVYRAGGIMKMLSSDLRVSGHANSRDLQFLLDILKPKNLMPIQGEYRELQTHAEHAMEVGMLPENIFLAKRGEVITFNAEGNFEPNGVVSAENVMIDGSGVGDIGNIVLRDRKVLSEEGIFIAVITISKHEKKIISKTKVHTRGFVYVKNSRNLMKEAAIKVDGKVKAYLAGDNFDWAEIKSEIRDTLGKFLYDQTKRRPVVLPVVMEVRQNDFRQKRHVKPKKKVEKVEKTEKID from the coding sequence ATGAGTAATGTAAAAATAGTAGCTTTGGGTGGCGTCCGCGAATTTGGTAAAAATATGTATGTTGTTGAAGTTGACGATGTCATTTTTATTTTAGATGCTGGTTTAAAATACCCAGAAACTGAAATGTTAGGTGTTGACTTTGTTATACCAGATATGAGCTATCTGGTTGAAAATGCGGATCGTGTGGCAGGAGTTTTCTTAACGCATGGACATCCAGATGCTATCGGTGCCTTACCTTATTTGTTAAGTGAAATGGCAGTACCTGTCTTTGGTAGTCAGCTAACAGTGGAACTGGCAAAAATCCGTATCAAAGAAGTAGACGGTAGCAAAAAATTTGATGATTTTCATATCGTGGATGAGTCAACTGAAATTGACTTTGGTGCTGCAGTGATTTCATTCTTTTCTACAACGCATACGATTCCTGAAAGTCTAGGGATTGTTGTCGGTACAGAAAATGGTAATGTTGTCTATACGGGTGATTTCAAGTTTGATCCAGCAGTTGGTGAAGGCTATAAGACAAATATTTCACGTTTAGCTGAAATCGGCACGCAAGGTGTCTTAGCACTTTTAAGTGATTCGGCAAATGGCTTGACGAATCTACAGTCTGCTAGTGAATCTGAAATCTCTGATAAAATTTTTGATACGATTTCTGACTGGGATGGTCGTGTGATTATCGCCTCTGTAGCAGGTAATCTAGCGAGAATTCAACAAGTCATCGATAGTGCCATCAAACTAGGTAGATATGTTGCCTTTACTGGTCAAGATTTAGATTTGATTGTTAAAACAGCAAGTGATTTAGGTAAACTTCGAATTGATGATGATAAGATGATTATCGATCCAAAAGACATCAACAAATATGAAGATAAAGAGCTTTTGATTTTGGAAACAGGTCGCATGGGCGAGCCTTTGAAAACATTGACAGATATGGCAACTGGTCGTCATCGTTTTGTTAAAATCAAAGAAGGTGATTTGGTCTATACGGTCACAAGCCCAACGATTTCGTATGAAACAAAAGTGGCTAAAACTGAAAATATTGTCTACCGTGCAGGTGGTATCATGAAGATGCTATCTAGTGATTTAAGAGTTTCTGGACATGCGAATTCACGTGATTTACAGTTCTTATTAGATATTTTGAAACCAAAAAATCTGATGCCGATTCAAGGTGAATATCGTGAACTACAAACGCATGCTGAGCATGCTATGGAAGTTGGCATGTTACCTGAGAACATTTTCTTGGCAAAACGTGGCGAAGTGATCACTTTTAATGCAGAGGGCAATTTTGAACCAAACGGTGTTGTATCAGCTGAAAATGTCATGATTGATGGCTCTGGTGTTGGTGATATTGGGAATATCGTCTTAAGAGACCGTAAAGTACTGAGTGAAGAAGGTATTTTTATCGCTGTTATCACCATATCTAAGCACGAGAAAAAAATTATCAGTAAGACAAAAGTACACACACGTGGGTTTGTCTATGTTAAAAATTCTCGTAATTTGATGAAAGAAGCAGCCATTAAAGTTGATGGAAAAGTAAAAGCATATTTAGCTGGAGACAACTTTGACTGGGCTGAAATCAAGTCTGAGATTCGTGATACGCTTGGTAAATTCTTATATGACCAAACCAAACGTCGTCCGGTTGTCTTGCCAGTTGTGATGGAAGTACGTCAAAATGATTTCCGTCAAAAACGTCATGTTAAACCTAAGAAAAAAGTTGAAAAAGTAGAAAAAACAGAAAAAATAGATTAA
- a CDS encoding DUF4176 domain-containing protein, translating to MSKELVGKFLPLGSMLKLKGTEDDNLLYFVVARAIKENEAAEIVPRYKVAPHPYGDIPTKAVFSIESTQINEVLFEAYEDEQDKTFLDDLIYQIRHAPKQAVKQEQETEIGKVDKLSEANERELLIQDPFYKFRKR from the coding sequence ATGAGCAAAGAACTTGTAGGAAAATTTCTTCCTTTGGGAAGTATGTTGAAATTAAAAGGAACAGAAGATGATAACTTGCTTTACTTCGTGGTTGCACGTGCAATAAAAGAAAATGAAGCAGCAGAAATCGTTCCACGTTATAAAGTGGCACCTCATCCATATGGGGATATCCCAACCAAAGCGGTATTTTCTATCGAATCTACTCAGATTAATGAAGTTTTGTTTGAAGCCTACGAGGATGAACAAGATAAGACTTTCTTAGATGACTTAATATATCAGATAAGGCATGCACCTAAACAAGCAGTGAAGCAAGAACAAGAAACAGAAATAGGCAAGGTGGATAAGCTCTCAGAAGCAAATGAAAGAGAGCTATTGATTCAAGACCCATTTTATAAATTTAGAAAGAGGTAA
- the pyrR gene encoding bifunctional pyr operon transcriptional regulator/uracil phosphoribosyltransferase PyrR codes for MAKTKEIIDEVTMKRAITRITYEIIERNKELDNLVIVGIKTRGVYIAKRIQERLKQLENIEIPLGELDTKPFRDDIKTDEDTTDIPVSVTDREIILVDDVLYTGRTIRAAIDGIVAIGRPSKVSLAVLVDRGHRELPIRADYVGKNIPTSRNEAIIVHVSEIDGADSILIKKED; via the coding sequence ATGGCTAAGACAAAAGAAATTATCGATGAAGTAACAATGAAACGCGCAATTACGCGAATCACTTATGAAATTATTGAACGTAATAAAGAGCTGGATAACCTAGTCATCGTCGGAATTAAAACACGTGGTGTTTACATTGCTAAACGCATTCAAGAACGTCTTAAACAACTTGAAAATATCGAAATCCCACTTGGGGAGCTTGATACTAAGCCATTTCGTGATGATATTAAAACAGATGAAGACACGACTGATATTCCAGTTTCAGTCACAGATCGTGAAATCATCTTGGTTGATGATGTCTTATACACTGGTCGAACAATTCGTGCGGCGATTGATGGAATCGTGGCAATCGGTCGTCCGTCAAAAGTTAGTTTAGCAGTTCTTGTTGACCGTGGTCACAGAGAATTACCGATTCGTGCCGATTATGTTGGGAAAAACATTCCAACATCACGCAATGAAGCCATTATTGTCCATGTTTCTGAAATTGATGGTGCTGATAGTATCTTGATTAAGAAAGAGGACTAA
- a CDS encoding WXG100 family type VII secretion target: protein MAQISVTPEELKEQAQVYVRSKEEIELAIQNVNRMNDTIAQEWKGAAFESYLEQYNQLYVNVQKFEDLLADINQQLTRYADTIAERDAQDAQSFGF, encoded by the coding sequence ATGGCACAAATTAGTGTAACCCCAGAAGAACTAAAAGAACAAGCACAAGTCTATGTACGATCAAAGGAAGAGATTGAGCTAGCGATTCAAAATGTGAACCGTATGAATGATACGATAGCCCAAGAATGGAAAGGTGCAGCGTTTGAATCCTACCTTGAACAATACAACCAACTGTACGTAAACGTTCAAAAATTTGAGGATTTACTTGCGGATATTAATCAACAGTTGACGAGATATGCTGATACGATTGCTGAACGTGATGCACAAGATGCGCAAAGTTTTGGCTTTTAA
- the dapA gene encoding 4-hydroxy-tetrahydrodipicolinate synthase: MSVAQLENAHIITALVTPFKADGEINFAALPKLIEHLLAHHTQGLVLAGTTGESPTLTHDEELALFKAVQEIVAGRVPLIAGIGTNDTRDSIIFTKEVAEFGGFSAGLAVVPYYNKPSQEGLFQHFTAIADASDLPIILYNVPGRTVAQLTVETSLRLAKHPNIIAIKECTGVENLTYLIEQAPEDFLVYTGEDGLAFHAKALGAHGMISVASHTHGEAFYEMFDKIDSGDVKRAAQIQRQLLPKVDALFSLASPAPVKAVLNHRGFEVGGLRLPLVAANTQEAQVIIDQIENHHLI; encoded by the coding sequence ATGTCAGTAGCACAATTAGAAAATGCCCATATTATCACAGCTTTAGTCACACCGTTTAAGGCAGATGGTGAAATTAATTTTGCTGCCTTACCAAAGTTGATAGAGCACTTGCTTGCCCATCATACACAAGGCCTAGTTTTGGCTGGTACAACGGGCGAGTCACCGACTTTAACCCATGATGAGGAGCTTGCACTATTTAAAGCTGTTCAAGAAATCGTAGCTGGTCGGGTGCCGTTAATTGCAGGTATTGGGACAAATGATACTCGGGACTCCATCATCTTTACAAAAGAAGTAGCTGAATTTGGTGGGTTTTCGGCTGGTTTAGCCGTTGTGCCTTATTATAATAAACCAAGTCAGGAAGGCCTGTTCCAGCATTTTACAGCCATAGCTGATGCAAGTGATTTGCCTATCATTCTCTATAACGTCCCCGGTAGAACAGTTGCCCAGTTAACAGTGGAAACGAGTTTACGCTTAGCTAAACATCCTAATATTATTGCCATAAAGGAGTGTACAGGCGTTGAAAATTTAACCTATTTAATCGAACAGGCGCCTGAGGACTTTTTAGTCTATACAGGTGAGGATGGGTTAGCTTTTCACGCCAAAGCATTAGGGGCACATGGCATGATTTCGGTAGCCAGCCATACACATGGTGAAGCGTTTTATGAGATGTTTGACAAGATAGATAGTGGTGACGTCAAGCGAGCTGCCCAAATTCAAAGACAGCTATTGCCAAAAGTTGATGCTTTATTTTCCCTTGCTAGTCCTGCACCAGTTAAGGCAGTACTGAATCATCGTGGCTTTGAAGTGGGCGGCTTACGCCTGCCTTTAGTTGCAGCAAATACGCAAGAAGCACAAGTCATCATTGATCAGATTGAAAATCATCATTTGATATAA
- a CDS encoding aspartate-semialdehyde dehydrogenase — translation MSKEYVVAVIGATGAVGSRMIKMLEASSLPIKEVKLLATHRSAGKILQFKSQDIAVETTTEQSFEGVDIALFSAGGSVSAKFAPYAVKSGAVVVDNTSNFRMNSDVPLVVPEVNAQALDTHNGIIACPNCSTIQMMVALEPIRQQFGLERIIVSTYQAVSGAGAKAIAETERQIQEVVNDKKDPKDVLAEILPAGGDKKHYPIAFNALPQIDVFTENDYTYEEMKMTKETKKIMADDTIAVSATCVRIPVILAHSESIYIETKTVAPIAEVKAAIANFPGAVLQDDPSQQLYPQAVTAAGHRETFVGRIRKDLDAEKGIHMWVVSDNLLKGAAWNSVQIAETLHERDLVRPTKDLKFDLI, via the coding sequence ATGTCAAAAGAATATGTTGTTGCAGTTATCGGTGCTACTGGGGCGGTAGGCAGTCGTATGATCAAGATGCTTGAGGCATCAAGTTTGCCAATAAAAGAAGTGAAGCTGCTTGCAACGCATCGTTCTGCAGGTAAGATTTTACAATTTAAATCGCAAGACATAGCCGTTGAAACAACAACAGAACAGTCTTTTGAAGGGGTAGATATTGCCCTATTTTCAGCCGGTGGTAGTGTGTCGGCTAAGTTTGCACCCTATGCAGTGAAATCTGGTGCAGTCGTTGTTGATAATACCTCAAATTTCCGTATGAATTCTGATGTGCCTTTGGTTGTACCTGAGGTAAATGCGCAGGCTCTTGATACCCATAATGGGATTATCGCTTGTCCGAACTGTTCGACGATTCAAATGATGGTTGCGCTGGAACCAATTCGTCAACAATTTGGCTTAGAGAGAATCATTGTGTCAACTTATCAAGCTGTATCAGGTGCAGGCGCAAAAGCAATCGCTGAGACAGAACGTCAGATTCAAGAAGTGGTGAATGATAAAAAAGATCCGAAAGATGTTTTAGCCGAGATCTTACCAGCTGGTGGCGACAAAAAACACTATCCGATTGCCTTTAATGCTCTACCACAGATTGATGTCTTCACTGAAAATGATTATACCTATGAAGAGATGAAGATGACAAAAGAAACGAAAAAAATCATGGCGGATGATACGATTGCGGTATCAGCTACATGTGTTCGTATCCCTGTTATCTTAGCGCATTCAGAGTCTATTTATATCGAGACAAAAACAGTTGCCCCTATCGCTGAGGTGAAAGCAGCAATTGCAAACTTCCCTGGTGCTGTTTTACAAGACGATCCGAGCCAACAACTTTATCCGCAAGCAGTTACTGCTGCAGGACATCGCGAAACCTTTGTCGGTCGTATCCGGAAAGACTTGGATGCAGAAAAAGGGATTCACATGTGGGTTGTTTCAGATAATCTACTCAAAGGTGCTGCTTGGAACTCTGTTCAAATCGCTGAAACCCTGCATGAGCGTGACTTAGTTCGACCAACAAAAGACTTGAAATTTGACTTAATATAA
- a CDS encoding DUF4176 domain-containing protein, with translation MTEKLLPLGSIVYLKKATAKLMVVGRGASFDNGEGQVFSDYVGVVYPNGIHPEDALFFNHQDVDKLIFIGYSDEEEERYLEVYDAWQQGLVDASENETYTAESFGF, from the coding sequence ATGACAGAAAAATTATTACCCCTAGGGTCAATAGTCTATTTAAAAAAGGCGACTGCCAAATTAATGGTTGTTGGTCGTGGTGCTTCTTTTGATAATGGAGAAGGCCAAGTATTTAGTGACTATGTTGGTGTTGTCTACCCGAATGGGATTCATCCAGAGGATGCCTTATTCTTTAATCATCAAGATGTCGATAAGCTTATTTTTATCGGCTATTCAGATGAGGAAGAGGAGAGATATCTTGAAGTCTATGACGCCTGGCAACAAGGTCTAGTTGACGCTTCAGAAAATGAAACTTATACAGCAGAATCGTTTGGTTTTTGA
- a CDS encoding T7SS effector LXG polymorphic toxin: MGVIFLKSESRQFISDCQSNIQNGQDVIQDLKSRCAHLMQAIDGRTLSGAAYTAGKGLFGDLIVPVITRFGQAIEEMQADLRRYSSADQAIQTASTNKLDEDKLTQQIRECEAYRQTVKLTADALNSQAFEILAMSNPVTAMVALADQLFNIRGNLNAYLTSLDQDIDKLKNDLRLLQTFVSQTQGLFRDSTRLIKLAMQGIRVLGKMRVNADGRYRFPKGIDERWFSQLQKAKSSKDKHEKTLPKGNIISNAFDAIKNLFGKNEISFEIPNKKDYGSTYVKTSTKFVKEGKGVIKGNFTEGMFSGLAIDLGILNFDLDFYDLNLSGSSEIKFGDTRLGTSTSLGTKGLNVSAGAGDANNKTDYGFATSADWANGLISLYGKNTTSKVSGDFKTATSVEVGKKYLKGDQAVVVGIVLFAAIAVTATAPFSLAGGAVLATGSLLSLTISENEDKERE, from the coding sequence ATGGGCGTGATTTTTTTAAAAAGCGAGTCGCGTCAATTTATCAGCGATTGTCAATCTAATATCCAGAATGGGCAAGATGTCATTCAAGATCTGAAATCAAGGTGTGCACACTTGATGCAAGCCATTGACGGTAGAACGCTATCAGGAGCTGCTTATACGGCAGGTAAAGGCTTATTTGGAGACTTGATTGTCCCTGTCATCACACGTTTTGGTCAGGCAATCGAAGAGATGCAGGCTGATTTAAGGCGCTATAGCTCAGCTGATCAGGCAATTCAAACAGCCAGCACAAATAAACTTGACGAGGATAAGTTGACACAACAAATCCGAGAATGCGAAGCCTATCGTCAGACGGTGAAACTGACCGCTGATGCCTTGAACAGTCAAGCCTTTGAAATCCTTGCCATGAGCAACCCTGTGACAGCGATGGTTGCATTGGCTGATCAACTTTTTAACATCCGAGGTAATCTAAATGCATACCTAACGAGTTTAGATCAGGATATTGACAAACTGAAAAACGATCTCCGTTTATTACAAACCTTTGTGTCACAAACGCAAGGCTTATTTCGTGATAGCACAAGGCTTATAAAACTTGCCATGCAAGGGATTAGAGTCTTAGGCAAGATGAGGGTTAATGCGGACGGTAGGTATCGTTTTCCTAAGGGGATCGATGAGCGTTGGTTTAGTCAACTGCAGAAAGCTAAAAGTTCAAAAGACAAGCATGAAAAAACGTTACCTAAAGGCAATATTATATCTAATGCATTTGATGCTATCAAAAATTTGTTTGGCAAGAATGAAATATCATTTGAAATACCAAATAAAAAAGATTATGGTTCAACATATGTCAAAACAAGTACAAAGTTTGTCAAGGAAGGTAAAGGGGTAATTAAAGGCAATTTTACAGAGGGCATGTTCTCTGGTCTTGCCATTGATTTAGGGATACTTAATTTTGACCTTGATTTTTATGATTTGAACTTGTCAGGTAGTAGTGAAATCAAGTTTGGTGATACTAGACTAGGGACATCTACTAGTCTCGGCACTAAAGGATTAAATGTATCCGCTGGTGCAGGTGATGCTAACAATAAAACAGACTATGGCTTTGCGACTAGTGCAGACTGGGCCAATGGGTTAATTTCTCTGTACGGGAAAAATACGACAAGCAAAGTTTCAGGTGATTTTAAGACTGCTACAAGTGTTGAGGTTGGTAAAAAGTATCTTAAAGGCGATCAAGCTGTTGTTGTTGGAATCGTTTTATTTGCAGCAATAGCTGTCACGGCAACGGCACCATTCTCGCTAGCAGGAGGTGCTGTATTAGCAACAGGTTCATTGCTAAGTTTAACAATTTCCGAAAATGAAGATAAAGAAAGAGAATAA
- a CDS encoding DUF4176 domain-containing protein — MSKQLTPLPVGSVVKVTGSDQEFVIISQMPVTEINGQQGYFEFGAATLPMGLVSQEIIFFNSEDIDQIVYLGYIDVQFQEFANQYEDLSATVQYKKLKITTVDNHQEARSEVFGF, encoded by the coding sequence ATGAGTAAACAGTTAACCCCATTACCAGTTGGTAGTGTCGTAAAAGTAACCGGTAGTGATCAGGAATTTGTTATTATCAGTCAGATGCCAGTAACTGAGATCAATGGTCAACAGGGCTATTTTGAATTTGGTGCAGCAACGCTTCCTATGGGACTAGTTAGTCAAGAAATCATTTTTTTCAATTCTGAAGATATTGATCAAATTGTCTATCTTGGTTATATAGATGTGCAGTTTCAAGAGTTTGCGAATCAATATGAAGACCTATCAGCAACTGTGCAGTATAAAAAATTAAAGATTACAACTGTTGATAATCATCAGGAAGCAAGATCAGAGGTATTTGGATTTTGA
- a CDS encoding T7SS effector LXG polymorphic toxin → MGLIFLKSESRQFISDCQSNIHNGQDVIQDLKSGSAHLMQAIDGKTLSGAAYTAGKGLFGELIVPVITRFGQAIEEMQADLRRYSSADQAIQAASTNKLDEDKLTQQIRECEAYRQTMKMTADALNSQAFEILAMSNPVIAMVALADQLFNIRGKLNAYLTSLDQDIDKLKNDLRLLQNFVSQTQGLFRDSTSRIKLAMQGISVLGKMKVNADGRYRFPKGMDERWFEEVINTEPSNEMLKNMAEQLGIPFNDFKYLYDLQKKMGKRTDIKYFLDIMRLMKPGSLSKDKFISFGDHGQKTVNYLMQDWRAIKKYLRTLDHPVATKLLARMDGSFNQFLEKIEKLKDFKGIAKYTKPLNKYVGWGTDYLKKGTLAASNKLSKLKPLGKVATRAGWVAVVASASYDGITSYNDKKSAAYHNVGKAAVHAGVKQLKSAGPIEGAVAGAAVGGPITPITAGVGFAFGSLNLIWGALDPKRKEKFYSFVEKSGDWLVDKVADTGKSIGKASKGTWQSVTSFFGGGQQVYG, encoded by the coding sequence ATGGGCCTGATTTTTTTAAAAAGCGAGTCGCGTCAATTTATAAGCGATTGTCAATCTAATATCCATAATGGGCAAGATGTCATTCAAGATTTGAAATCAGGAAGTGCACATTTGATGCAAGCCATTGATGGTAAGACGCTATCGGGTGCTGCTTATACGGCGGGGAAAGGCTTATTTGGGGAGCTGATTGTCCCTGTCATCACACGTTTTGGTCAAGCAATCGAAGAGATGCAGGCTGATTTAAGGCGCTATAGCTCAGCTGATCAGGCAATTCAAGCAGCCAGTACCAATAAACTTGACGAGGATAAGTTGACACAACAAATCCGAGAATGTGAAGCCTATCGTCAGACGATGAAAATGACCGCTGATGCCTTAAATAGTCAAGCCTTTGAAATCCTTGCCATGAGCAATCCCGTAATAGCGATGGTCGCTTTGGCTGATCAACTTTTTAACATCCGAGGTAAGCTAAATGCATACCTAACGAGTTTAGATCAGGATATTGACAAACTGAAAAACGACCTCCGTTTGTTACAAAACTTTGTGTCACAAACGCAAGGTTTATTTCGTGATAGCACAAGTCGTATAAAACTTGCCATGCAAGGCATCAGTGTCTTAGGCAAGATGAAGGTTAATGCGGACGGTAGGTATCGTTTTCCTAAAGGGATGGATGAGCGTTGGTTTGAAGAGGTTATCAATACAGAGCCCAGTAATGAAATGCTCAAAAACATGGCTGAACAGCTTGGTATCCCCTTTAATGATTTTAAGTATTTATATGACCTTCAGAAAAAAATGGGTAAACGAACAGATATCAAATATTTTTTGGATATTATGAGGTTAATGAAACCGGGAAGTCTATCAAAAGATAAATTTATAAGTTTTGGTGATCATGGTCAAAAGACAGTTAATTATTTAATGCAAGATTGGCGTGCCATAAAGAAATATTTAAGAACGTTAGATCATCCAGTGGCGACTAAATTATTAGCGCGTATGGATGGTAGTTTTAATCAATTTTTGGAAAAAATTGAGAAACTAAAAGATTTTAAAGGTATAGCTAAATACACTAAGCCCCTAAATAAATACGTAGGTTGGGGAACAGATTATCTGAAAAAGGGAACTTTAGCAGCTAGTAACAAGTTATCAAAATTAAAACCTTTAGGAAAGGTAGCTACTAGAGCAGGCTGGGTAGCGGTGGTAGCTAGTGCGAGTTATGATGGGATTACTTCATACAATGATAAAAAGAGTGCTGCTTATCATAATGTAGGTAAAGCAGCAGTTCATGCGGGGGTAAAACAATTAAAAAGTGCAGGACCTATTGAGGGTGCAGTAGCTGGGGCAGCTGTTGGTGGTCCTATTACGCCTATCACTGCTGGTGTAGGATTTGCATTTGGTTCTCTAAATCTAATATGGGGAGCACTTGATCCAAAAAGGAAAGAGAAGTTCTACAGTTTTGTAGAAAAAAGTGGCGACTGGCTAGTCGATAAAGTAGCGGATACAGGTAAGTCCATTGGTAAGGCTTCAAAAGGCACTTGGCAGAGTGTCACATCCTTTTTTGGAGGAGGTCAGCAGGTTTATGGCTAA
- a CDS encoding uracil-xanthine permease family protein: MWFGLSFQHLFAMFGSTVLVPILVGIDPSIALFSSGLGTLAHLTVTKYKIPAYMGSSFAYILAMQSLMKSDGIAAVAQGAVVGGLVYLIVALIVKFIGKDWIDKVLPPIVVGPIVMVIGLSLAGTAVNDAMNRNGVYNLTFLLIALVTLFSVLAFNMFGKGLTSLIPILLGIIVGYIFTLIVQKLTGMTIISFDEIAKSSWLGLPKFDIMFIDYHFKLYPSAILTMAPIAFVTMTEHFGHIMVLNSLTKRDYFKDPGLERTLTGDGIAQIIAGFFGAPPVTSYGENIGVMAITKIHSVYVISGAAIFAVVLSFIGKVSALIHSIPTPVIGGVSIALFGVIAASGLKILVENKVNFDDKRNLLIASVILVSGIGGLTLNVAGISISGIAFSTILGILMHLILPKTVEN; the protein is encoded by the coding sequence ATGTGGTTTGGGCTTTCCTTCCAGCATCTCTTTGCCATGTTTGGCTCTACTGTTTTAGTCCCTATTCTAGTTGGGATTGATCCAAGTATCGCCTTGTTTTCTAGTGGCCTAGGTACGCTAGCCCATTTGACTGTGACCAAATACAAAATCCCAGCCTATATGGGGTCAAGTTTTGCCTATATTCTTGCCATGCAAAGTCTGATGAAATCAGATGGCATAGCCGCTGTTGCACAAGGTGCGGTAGTTGGTGGGCTAGTTTATCTGATCGTGGCCTTAATCGTCAAATTTATCGGTAAGGACTGGATTGACAAGGTCTTACCACCGATTGTCGTTGGTCCTATCGTCATGGTCATTGGTCTTAGTCTTGCTGGCACAGCTGTAAATGACGCTATGAATAGAAATGGTGTTTATAATCTGACTTTTCTATTGATCGCACTCGTGACCCTATTTTCAGTATTGGCCTTCAATATGTTTGGTAAAGGCTTAACGAGTCTCATCCCGATTTTGCTTGGTATCATTGTCGGCTACATCTTCACCCTAATCGTTCAAAAGCTGACAGGGATGACGATCATCAGTTTCGACGAAATTGCTAAAAGTAGTTGGTTGGGCCTCCCTAAGTTTGATATTATGTTTATTGATTATCATTTCAAACTTTATCCATCTGCTATTTTGACTATGGCACCGATTGCCTTTGTTACCATGACGGAACATTTTGGTCACATTATGGTCCTAAATTCATTAACTAAAAGGGATTACTTTAAAGATCCAGGACTTGAGAGAACACTTACTGGGGACGGTATCGCACAAATCATAGCCGGCTTCTTTGGGGCCCCTCCTGTAACCTCTTACGGTGAAAATATTGGAGTTATGGCGATTACAAAAATTCATTCAGTCTATGTGATTTCAGGTGCGGCGATCTTTGCGGTTGTCCTAAGCTTCATAGGTAAGGTATCTGCTTTAATTCACTCTATCCCAACACCAGTTATTGGTGGCGTATCGATTGCCCTCTTTGGTGTTATCGCTGCAAGTGGCCTGAAAATTCTTGTAGAAAACAAGGTCAACTTCGATGATAAGCGTAATCTCCTCATCGCGAGTGTCATCTTAGTATCAGGCATTGGTGGCTTGACACTAAATGTTGCGGGTATTTCGATTTCAGGAATTGCCTTTTCAACCATCCTTGGTATTCTTATGCATTTAATATTACCGAAAACTGTTGAAAATTAA
- a CDS encoding PadR family transcriptional regulator translates to MKDTQLLKGVLDGCVLHIIANQRIYGYELVQKLREYGFSTIVGGTVYPLLQKLEKLGLIEGKIETSSDGPDRKYLYITLEGQAYLQIFDDQWAAMVLKVSKVIDDGNNKKN, encoded by the coding sequence ATGAAGGATACGCAGCTATTAAAAGGTGTTTTAGATGGGTGTGTCTTACATATCATTGCCAATCAACGGATATACGGCTATGAGTTGGTTCAAAAGTTACGCGAATATGGCTTTAGTACGATTGTCGGTGGGACAGTCTATCCCTTACTTCAAAAACTAGAGAAACTTGGCTTGATTGAGGGAAAGATAGAAACCTCTTCAGATGGGCCGGATAGGAAATATCTCTATATCACGCTTGAAGGACAAGCCTATTTGCAGATATTTGATGATCAGTGGGCTGCTATGGTCTTAAAAGTCAGCAAGGTCATTGACGACGGCAATAATAAAAAGAACTAG